The following DNA comes from Phycisphaerae bacterium.
CCTGCGGCGAGATCAAACGGGGACGCCGTGATTCGTGATCGTTCCACCCCAAATCGACGAGTTTGGCACCGTGACGATATGTCCATCGGCATTCTTCAGCACCGTTGAGACGAGGGACATGGAGGCCACGCTCCCTTTCACGCCGGCCACGGTCACCGTGTCACCCATATCGTAGGGCCGATACAGCAGAATCATGATTCCGGCTGCGAAGTTGCTCAGGGTGCCCTGCAGGGCGAAGGCGATGACGAAGCCAGCGGCTCCCATCGCCGCCAGGAACGGCCCGATGTTGACTTCCAGCATGGACAGAGCGACCACAAAGCCGACGAAGAAGGTCACCTTACGTACGGTGTTCACGGTGAAGTCGCGCAGCAGGCTGGAGACGTTCTTGAAGGCGCCCATGGCGCGGAAGGTCACCTTGCCGAGGGCGCTGCCGAGGATCTTGAAGACGATCAGCGTGGCCAGGAACAGGAGGATGTTCTTCCCGTAGCGGAGCCCGCCCTCTGTGGACTTGAGCCAGTGGACGAGCGTGGTCCACAAGCCGCTGGCGTCGGTCATCTTGACCGCGATGCCCGAGACCGCGCTGACGTATGCGTCGTAGTCGGTGGTTGTGCCCCCCTTGGCTTTCAATGCGGCAAGGACGGCGTTGAGGCGGTCGATGAGAGCGGTGCGCTCTTCGCGAAGCTTGGCCACCGCCTCGAGGGTCTTTGTTTTCTCGTCCCCTTCGGCTTTGCCGGAGGCGATTTCGGCGGCGCTCATTTCGGTTGCCTTGCTCTGCAGGAGTCCCTGCCAGGCGTCGGCCTCGACGGCGAGCTGGGCCTTGGTCAGCGGTTTGGCCATCAGCTGGAGGTCGGAGACCGCTATCTTCGGGTCCGAGACGGTGGTTGGCTTTGGCGGTTCGGCGGCGACGCCGACGGCAACGAGCGACATGGATGTCGCGAGAGACAGCAGGACGGGGAAGTACATCTTCATGGTTCATCATCTCCGACAGAACGACGCCTCGAAGAAGACTCATCGCTGCACCACGCATCGCCTCTTTCTTCGCGGTCCCTAGGGCGGCCATGATACCACACCTTCTGCGAGGTTGTCTTCTCCCTGGGCGGCGTGCGTGGGGGCCCGTCTGGGTCGGGATGCAGCGACAGCGCGGCCGGCTCCTGCTTTTCGCTTGTCGGGGGTTCTGGATGTGGGCCGCTTCGCCTCACGTCTTGCCGCCGGTTCCGGCCGCGTCCGGAACGACTGGTTCCTGATAGAGGCCGAACTCGGAGAGTACCGGGCAGGCGGTGGCCTGGGTGACGCGCAGGCGCACCCTGCTGGTGGTCACTGAGCCGATGCGGAGCAGCCGCCGGTTGCCGATGCTGGTGGCCTTGGCGAACTCGTGCCATGTGCCGTCCTTCCACTGGTCCAGTGCAAAGGCCTCGACGCGCTGGCCGAGGGGCAGATACTCGCGAACATCCACGACGTTG
Coding sequences within:
- a CDS encoding mechanosensitive ion channel, which gives rise to MKMYFPVLLSLATSMSLVAVGVAAEPPKPTTVSDPKIAVSDLQLMAKPLTKAQLAVEADAWQGLLQSKATEMSAAEIASGKAEGDEKTKTLEAVAKLREERTALIDRLNAVLAALKAKGGTTTDYDAYVSAVSGIAVKMTDASGLWTTLVHWLKSTEGGLRYGKNILLFLATLIVFKILGSALGKVTFRAMGAFKNVSSLLRDFTVNTVRKVTFFVGFVVALSMLEVNIGPFLAAMGAAGFVIAFALQGTLSNFAAGIMILLYRPYDMGDTVTVAGVKGSVASMSLVSTVLKNADGHIVTVPNSSIWGGTITNHGVPV